In the genome of Pseudomonadota bacterium, one region contains:
- the putP gene encoding sodium/proline symporter PutP, translating to MIEPNSTIILTFLAYLVVVMLIGFIAWRRTNNLADYILGGRSLGSGVAALSAQASDMSGWLLLGLPGYAYLAGFEAGWLMIGLLAGTYLNWRIVAAPLRTATEQYGDSLTLPDYFERRFNDHSGVLRIVSASFILIFFIFYTSAGLVAGGKLFATVFGMSYQLAVIVGTVAVVTYTFIGGFLAVSWTDFFQGMLMFVALIIVAVLGLGASGGFTGLTISMVEQNLHLLIPFTAADGSPLTFIAVLSALGWGLGYFGQPHILARFMAIKSAGHVPRARHIALIWVTMALAAGTMIGLEGIVLLDPPLQGPDSEKVFMMLTSLLLHPVIAGICLAGILAAIMSTADSQLLVASSAISEDFYKGLLKPAKITPAGMLRVGRLAVVGIAIVAMVLALNADATVLELVAYAWAGFGAAFGPTVILSLYWKNANYLGALAGILSGGLTVIIWKQLSGGPLGIFDLYEIVPGVLFSFIAFGLLSVIGGGKKA from the coding sequence ATGATCGAGCCCAATAGCACTATCATACTGACGTTCCTCGCGTACCTTGTCGTTGTGATGCTAATCGGTTTTATCGCGTGGCGGCGCACCAATAACCTCGCCGATTATATTCTGGGCGGGCGCAGCCTGGGTAGCGGTGTCGCGGCGCTCAGCGCACAGGCGTCCGATATGAGCGGCTGGCTTTTGCTGGGGCTTCCCGGTTATGCGTACCTGGCGGGTTTTGAAGCGGGCTGGTTGATGATTGGCCTGTTGGCTGGAACCTATCTCAACTGGCGGATCGTGGCTGCACCGCTGCGTACGGCGACCGAACAATATGGCGATTCGCTGACCCTGCCGGATTATTTTGAACGCCGTTTTAATGACCACAGCGGCGTACTGCGCATTGTTTCCGCCTCATTCATCCTGATCTTTTTCATTTTTTACACCAGCGCCGGCCTGGTCGCCGGCGGCAAGTTGTTCGCAACCGTTTTCGGCATGTCGTACCAGTTGGCGGTGATTGTCGGTACGGTCGCCGTTGTGACCTACACTTTTATCGGCGGATTCCTGGCGGTGAGCTGGACCGATTTTTTTCAGGGCATGCTGATGTTCGTGGCGCTGATTATCGTGGCCGTACTGGGTCTTGGCGCCAGTGGCGGTTTCACCGGTTTGACGATCAGCATGGTGGAGCAGAATCTGCACTTGCTGATCCCGTTTACTGCCGCCGATGGTTCCCCGCTGACTTTTATTGCCGTGCTGTCGGCGCTGGGCTGGGGGCTGGGCTACTTTGGGCAGCCCCATATACTGGCTCGATTCATGGCGATCAAGTCAGCGGGCCATGTCCCGCGAGCGCGTCATATTGCATTGATCTGGGTAACCATGGCGCTGGCCGCGGGCACGATGATCGGTCTCGAGGGCATCGTGTTGCTCGATCCGCCGTTACAGGGCCCGGATTCTGAAAAAGTATTCATGATGCTGACCAGCTTGTTACTGCACCCGGTCATAGCCGGTATTTGTCTGGCGGGAATACTTGCGGCGATCATGAGTACGGCGGACTCGCAGTTATTGGTGGCGTCATCGGCGATTTCCGAAGATTTTTACAAGGGCTTGCTCAAGCCGGCGAAGATTACGCCGGCAGGCATGTTGCGCGTTGGCCGCCTCGCCGTCGTCGGTATTGCGATCGTCGCGATGGTGCTCGCACTGAACGCGGACGCCACGGTGCTCGAGCTGGTCGCCTATGCCTGGGCCGGTTTTGGCGCGGCTTTTGGCCCGACCGTTATTCTTTCCCTGTACTGGAAAAACGCTAACTATCTCGGCGCCCTGGCGGGAATTCTTAGCGGCGGGTTGACCGTAATCATCTGGAAACAGTTATCGGGCGGGCCTTTAGGTATTTTCGATCTATATGAAATTGTCCCCGGCGTGCTTTTTTCATTCATCGCGTTCGGGTTGCTGAGCGTGATCGGTGGCGGCAAAAAGGCATGA
- a CDS encoding class I SAM-dependent methyltransferase, giving the protein MTHDHNPQADQMGDESMVRNLEAQAIAIWPQEKPLFERYSLSADCKILDVGCGTGEISSRLAALYPQATVIAVDLLEDLLDIARDRYRDLAPRLEFRQQDAFNLEFEAHGFDLVVCRHMLQAVPRPITVLAGLKRQLKPGGWLHLINEDYGMIHMQHGKMNPDRLWHAGAIALLEKTGTDGRVGRNSFTMLRRLGMKDIHIDYIVLDTLRVERETFARIMQAWQDGFTKTIAENTALSEQEITDTFRQIVADILNPERYAVWHVPVISARTP; this is encoded by the coding sequence ATGACACACGATCATAATCCGCAAGCCGACCAAATGGGCGATGAATCCATGGTGCGAAACCTCGAGGCGCAGGCGATCGCCATCTGGCCGCAGGAGAAACCGCTGTTCGAGCGGTATAGCCTGTCCGCCGATTGCAAGATTCTCGATGTCGGTTGCGGAACCGGCGAGATCAGCTCCCGCCTGGCCGCGCTTTATCCGCAAGCTACCGTCATCGCTGTCGACCTGCTCGAGGATTTACTGGACATCGCGCGCGATCGCTACCGCGACCTGGCGCCCAGGCTGGAATTCAGGCAGCAAGACGCCTTCAACCTGGAATTCGAAGCCCATGGTTTCGACCTGGTGGTGTGCCGCCATATGTTGCAGGCGGTGCCGCGTCCGATCACCGTACTGGCGGGACTCAAGAGGCAATTGAAACCCGGCGGCTGGTTACACCTGATCAACGAAGACTATGGCATGATCCATATGCAGCACGGAAAAATGAACCCGGACCGCCTGTGGCACGCCGGCGCGATCGCCTTGCTTGAAAAAACCGGTACCGATGGCCGTGTCGGCCGCAACAGTTTCACGATGCTGCGCCGGCTCGGGATGAAAGATATCCACATAGACTATATCGTTCTCGATACGCTCCGAGTCGAACGGGAAACATTTGCCCGGATCATGCAAGCCTGGCAGGACGGTTTTACAAAAACGATCGCCGAAAACACGGCCTTGAGCGAGCAGGAGATCACGGACACCTTTAGACAGATCGTCGCGGATATTCTCAATCCCGAGCGCTACGCCGTCTGGCATGTCCCGGTAATCAGCGCCAGGACACCGTAG
- a CDS encoding sodium:alanine symporter family protein, producing the protein MDQFNQVLAAINGVIWHNYVLFFVLFTGIVFTIWSRFSQYTALTHGFHVLRGRYDDPDDPGAINHFQALSAALSATVGLGNIGGVALAIALGGPGAVFWMWVVGFFGMSIKLTEVTLSMLYRNTDDPANPHGGPMWVAAKGLAKMNPRLAGLGKIVGTVFCLTLLVSAITGGNMFQAWNVGEITQAYFGIPSWVCGVILAILVGTVIIGGIKRIGAVAGRLVPIMVALYLLAGTYVLFINSDQILGMLKLIFVSAFSTHEASGAFVGGTMGYAFMYGMKRALFSNEAGQGSSPIAHSAAKTDEPVREGVVAGLEPFIDTLIVCTFSALVILSTGVWNRGVEARYDVPPEVVSVALDEWSLEMKAAPARDLGEWVEGELVFAVISAQANLVSGNNLHRLNGTIVEENGILLVDWKSIESSVKPVLHENGVYGSYVGATLTAKAFDSVTPGLGKWLITLAVWLFAISTMISWSYYGEQGIVFLIGDRAVLSYKVIYCLLIIVATLGFIRTDEQLDNLTSLGTGVMLLANIPIIWIFGGQAMRAYHDYVARLKSGRMGPGHAPPPLDELISGRDVD; encoded by the coding sequence ATGGATCAATTCAACCAGGTACTCGCTGCTATCAACGGGGTCATCTGGCATAACTATGTGCTGTTTTTCGTTCTTTTCACCGGCATCGTTTTTACGATTTGGTCCCGGTTCAGCCAGTACACCGCTCTGACCCATGGTTTCCACGTTCTGCGGGGGCGTTACGACGATCCGGACGACCCGGGCGCGATCAACCATTTTCAGGCCTTGTCGGCGGCGTTGTCCGCAACCGTAGGCCTGGGCAACATCGGTGGCGTCGCGCTCGCCATCGCTCTCGGCGGTCCCGGTGCGGTCTTCTGGATGTGGGTGGTCGGGTTCTTCGGGATGTCGATCAAGCTGACCGAGGTCACCTTGTCGATGCTCTATCGGAACACCGACGATCCTGCCAATCCGCATGGCGGGCCGATGTGGGTCGCGGCGAAGGGCCTGGCAAAAATGAACCCCCGCCTGGCCGGGCTTGGCAAAATCGTTGGCACGGTTTTTTGTCTCACCTTGCTGGTCTCGGCCATCACCGGCGGCAACATGTTCCAGGCCTGGAACGTTGGTGAAATTACCCAGGCTTATTTCGGCATTCCCAGTTGGGTCTGCGGCGTCATCCTGGCGATACTGGTCGGCACGGTCATTATCGGGGGCATCAAGCGCATCGGTGCGGTCGCCGGGCGGCTGGTGCCGATTATGGTCGCGCTTTACCTGCTTGCCGGCACCTATGTCCTGTTCATCAACTCGGACCAGATCCTCGGCATGCTCAAGCTTATTTTCGTATCGGCGTTCTCCACCCACGAAGCGTCCGGAGCGTTTGTCGGTGGCACCATGGGATACGCATTCATGTACGGCATGAAGCGCGCGTTGTTCTCGAACGAAGCGGGCCAGGGTTCGTCGCCCATCGCCCACTCGGCGGCGAAGACCGATGAGCCGGTACGCGAAGGCGTAGTCGCCGGCCTCGAGCCGTTTATCGATACGCTGATCGTATGTACTTTCTCGGCATTGGTCATCCTGTCGACCGGCGTCTGGAACCGCGGTGTGGAAGCGAGATACGACGTGCCGCCGGAAGTCGTGTCGGTCGCGCTTGACGAATGGAGCCTGGAAATGAAGGCTGCCCCTGCGCGGGACCTGGGCGAATGGGTCGAAGGAGAGCTGGTTTTCGCGGTCATCTCTGCGCAGGCCAACCTTGTCAGCGGCAACAATCTGCATCGTCTGAACGGCACGATCGTCGAAGAAAACGGCATCCTGTTAGTCGACTGGAAATCCATTGAATCGTCGGTAAAACCGGTGCTGCATGAAAACGGTGTTTATGGCTCCTATGTAGGCGCTACCCTGACCGCCAAGGCATTCGATTCGGTGACTCCCGGCCTCGGCAAATGGCTGATCACGCTCGCGGTATGGCTGTTCGCAATTTCAACGATGATTTCCTGGAGTTACTACGGTGAACAGGGAATCGTGTTCCTGATCGGCGACCGCGCGGTACTGAGCTACAAGGTCATTTACTGCCTGTTGATCATCGTCGCGACGCTGGGTTTTATCAGAACCGACGAACAACTCGACAACCTGACCTCGCTGGGTACTGGCGTGATGCTGCTGGCCAACATCCCGATCATCTGGATATTCGGCGGCCAGGCGATGCGCGCTTATCATGATTACGTGGCCCGGTTGAAGTCTGGCCGCATGGGTCCCGGCCATGCGCCGCCGCCGCTGGATGAACTGATCAGCGGACGCGACGTCGACTGA
- a CDS encoding DUF885 domain-containing protein: MEKIILVAVLALFGCAQENDRSSAATSATGEAGPVDNAALLDELFEAYFEEILELNPLYATFIGDDRYNDRLANSLSPEYLETSRALERKYLGALLAIDSGDLSGQDLLSYEIFRLDRETSIAGERFPGELLPLNQTFSLPSFFAVMGSGQSVQPFASVGDYENFLSRADDLVVYLDQAITNMRTGMERGVVQPRVVMEKVVPQLRAHIVDEVATSVFYGPVANMPEDFSDEDRARLTVAYTDMIENILVPAYRRVADFIEQEYLPATRATVGWDALPDGEAWYAFRAENSTTTKMSPEEIHQLGLAEVARIRDEMEEVARQVGFDGTLAEFFEFLKTDPQFFFGSSEEVLAAYEAARVRIDERLPSLFSVFPKADYEIRQIEEFRAKSSAGAMYQPPTPDGSRAGIFYVNTFNLKAQPTYGVETLSIHEASPGHHFQISIQQEVTSLPRFRRFGRYTAFTEGWALYAESIGKELGVFTDPYQYYGRLNDEQLRAMRLVVDTGLHSMGWSREQVIQYMLDNSSLAETDIISEAERYIATPGQALAYKVGQINLTRMRAEAEQALGKDFDIKAWHAQILTDGALPMAVLNAKNRRWIAAQK; the protein is encoded by the coding sequence GTGGAAAAAATAATTCTGGTTGCCGTACTGGCGCTTTTTGGCTGTGCGCAGGAAAACGATCGTTCGTCGGCAGCCACGTCGGCAACCGGTGAGGCCGGTCCGGTCGATAACGCCGCGTTACTCGATGAACTGTTTGAAGCTTATTTTGAAGAGATACTGGAGCTCAACCCGCTTTATGCGACTTTTATCGGAGACGATCGATATAACGATCGTCTGGCCAACAGCCTCTCTCCCGAGTACCTGGAAACATCGAGGGCGCTGGAGAGAAAATATCTGGGCGCATTGCTGGCGATCGACAGCGGCGATTTGAGCGGACAGGATTTGCTGAGCTATGAAATCTTCCGCCTGGACCGTGAAACTTCGATTGCCGGCGAGAGGTTCCCCGGGGAATTGTTGCCGCTGAACCAGACGTTCAGCCTGCCGAGTTTCTTCGCCGTCATGGGCTCCGGTCAGAGTGTGCAGCCATTCGCGAGTGTTGGCGACTACGAGAATTTTCTGAGCCGGGCCGATGACCTTGTCGTATACCTGGACCAGGCGATTACCAACATGCGTACCGGCATGGAGCGCGGCGTCGTCCAGCCGCGGGTGGTCATGGAAAAAGTCGTGCCGCAGCTGCGGGCCCACATCGTCGATGAGGTAGCGACGAGCGTGTTCTACGGGCCGGTTGCAAACATGCCAGAGGATTTTTCCGATGAGGACCGGGCCAGGCTGACTGTCGCGTACACCGATATGATCGAAAATATTCTGGTTCCCGCCTACCGTCGCGTGGCCGATTTTATCGAGCAGGAATACCTGCCGGCGACGCGCGCAACGGTTGGCTGGGATGCGCTGCCCGATGGCGAAGCGTGGTACGCCTTTCGGGCGGAGAACAGCACGACGACCAAGATGAGTCCTGAAGAAATCCATCAGCTTGGCCTGGCGGAGGTCGCCAGGATCCGGGACGAGATGGAGGAAGTGGCCAGGCAGGTCGGTTTCGACGGCACGCTTGCCGAGTTTTTCGAATTCCTGAAAACCGATCCGCAGTTCTTCTTTGGATCTTCGGAAGAGGTGCTGGCTGCTTATGAGGCGGCCCGCGTGAGAATCGATGAGCGCTTGCCATCCTTGTTCTCGGTGTTCCCGAAAGCCGATTATGAGATTCGGCAAATCGAGGAATTCAGGGCCAAGTCGTCAGCAGGCGCTATGTACCAGCCACCAACACCCGATGGGTCCAGGGCGGGCATTTTTTATGTCAATACTTTTAACCTCAAAGCTCAGCCGACCTATGGCGTTGAAACCCTGTCGATACACGAAGCGTCGCCGGGGCATCATTTCCAGATTTCCATCCAGCAGGAAGTCACCAGTCTGCCACGGTTCAGGCGGTTTGGTCGCTATACCGCGTTCACTGAAGGCTGGGCGCTGTACGCGGAGTCAATCGGCAAGGAACTGGGAGTGTTCACCGATCCCTACCAGTATTACGGGCGGCTCAATGACGAACAGCTCAGAGCCATGCGCCTGGTGGTCGATACCGGCTTGCATTCGATGGGGTGGTCCCGCGAGCAAGTGATTCAGTATATGCTCGACAACTCATCGCTGGCCGAGACGGATATCATTTCCGAGGCTGAGCGCTATATCGCGACACCGGGCCAGGCGCTGGCCTACAAAGTGGGTCAGATCAACCTGACGAGGATGCGCGCGGAGGCAGAACAAGCGCTGGGCAAGGATTTCGATATCAAGGCCTGGCATGCGCAGATACTGACCGATGGCGCATTGCCGATGGCGGTGCTCAATGCGAAAAACCGCCGCTGGATAGCGGCGCAAAAATAA
- a CDS encoding MATE family efflux transporter has product MRSGTHRLLPELRTLLRYGGPLVANNLAIAGMNLADTIMAGRFGMADLAAVAIGSSVWFMAFLLSLGLLMAMSPITAACFGAGKNRQVGVYFRQGIWLSQALAVIIVLIVMQAESFFLFIGIDAAVIPLSVGYLEAIVWGAPAISAYLALRFTSEGVAWTRPIMYIAALGLVVNIIGNYVLMYGKLGFPALGAVGCGWASAITMWVMFFSLFFYMKIQPRYRLFELFGHFDWPDWPRLREILGLGGPIAVSVLAEAGMFHGAALLVGTMGAVMMASHQIAINVAATMFMVPLAMHSATTIHASHANGRGDRSAARFIGFVGIGLCGTIMLISAILMLTFREQIIGLYTTDIEVGQIAVGLLFLAAIFQVSDGLQVGAAGALRGFRDTRIPGIMNVFAYWVVGFPLAWYLGVVLDFGLTGIWIGLIIGLSVCAVLLNWRFWKISKVDNNIAQ; this is encoded by the coding sequence ATGAGATCAGGAACTCACCGATTGTTGCCCGAGTTGCGCACCTTATTGCGCTATGGCGGCCCGTTGGTGGCGAATAACCTGGCGATTGCCGGGATGAACCTGGCCGATACCATTATGGCGGGTCGTTTTGGCATGGCCGACCTGGCCGCGGTTGCCATCGGTTCCAGCGTCTGGTTCATGGCGTTTCTGCTCAGCCTGGGTCTGTTGATGGCGATGAGCCCGATAACCGCGGCCTGTTTTGGAGCAGGTAAAAACCGCCAGGTGGGTGTCTATTTTCGCCAGGGGATATGGCTGAGCCAGGCACTCGCGGTGATTATCGTATTGATCGTCATGCAGGCGGAGTCATTTTTCTTGTTCATCGGTATCGATGCCGCGGTTATTCCATTGAGTGTCGGATATCTTGAGGCCATCGTCTGGGGCGCGCCCGCTATTTCGGCTTACCTGGCATTGAGATTTACCAGCGAAGGCGTCGCCTGGACGCGACCGATCATGTATATCGCAGCGCTGGGACTGGTGGTCAATATCATCGGCAATTATGTCCTGATGTACGGCAAGCTCGGCTTTCCGGCACTGGGCGCGGTCGGCTGCGGATGGGCCAGCGCGATCACGATGTGGGTCATGTTTTTTAGCCTGTTTTTCTATATGAAAATACAGCCACGCTATCGGCTATTTGAACTTTTCGGGCATTTCGACTGGCCCGACTGGCCGAGGCTCAGGGAGATTCTCGGGCTGGGCGGGCCAATCGCAGTCAGCGTGTTGGCCGAAGCCGGCATGTTTCATGGTGCGGCGTTGCTGGTCGGGACCATGGGCGCGGTCATGATGGCCAGCCACCAGATCGCGATCAATGTTGCTGCGACGATGTTCATGGTGCCGCTGGCAATGCATTCGGCGACCACGATTCATGCCAGTCATGCGAACGGCAGGGGCGACCGCTCGGCGGCCCGCTTTATCGGTTTTGTCGGTATCGGCCTGTGTGGAACCATCATGCTGATATCCGCAATCCTCATGCTGACGTTTCGCGAGCAGATCATCGGCCTGTATACGACCGACATCGAGGTTGGCCAAATCGCTGTAGGCCTACTGTTTCTGGCCGCCATTTTCCAGGTTTCCGATGGCTTGCAGGTGGGTGCAGCGGGTGCGCTTCGCGGTTTCAGGGACACGCGAATTCCGGGCATCATGAATGTTTTCGCGTACTGGGTGGTCGGGTTTCCACTCGCCTGGTATCTCGGGGTGGTCCTGGATTTTGGTTTGACGGGAATCTGGATCGGGCTGATCATTGGCCTCAGTGTCTGCGCCGTGCTGCTCAACTGGCGTTTCTGGAAGATCTCGAAGGTGGACAATAATATTGCACAGTGA
- a CDS encoding RidA family protein, giving the protein MNQRINISDGVKWEGVFGYSRAVRVGNTIEVSGTTAIAENGEVVGENDPYRQARFILEKISTALNEAGGSMSDVVRTRLYVTDASFAKQVGRAHLEVFADIRPASTLVEISALIAPGLLVEIEATAVVSKAD; this is encoded by the coding sequence TTGAATCAGCGAATCAATATTTCCGATGGCGTGAAATGGGAAGGCGTTTTTGGCTACTCGCGAGCGGTACGGGTCGGTAACACGATCGAGGTATCCGGTACCACGGCAATAGCGGAAAACGGCGAAGTCGTCGGCGAAAACGACCCTTATCGGCAGGCCCGATTCATCCTGGAAAAAATTTCGACTGCGCTGAACGAAGCCGGCGGCTCGATGAGTGATGTGGTTCGAACCCGTTTGTACGTTACCGACGCATCTTTCGCCAAGCAGGTCGGCCGCGCGCACCTGGAAGTTTTTGCGGACATTCGGCCAGCATCCACGCTGGTCGAAATTTCGGCGTTGATTGCACCGGGACTGCTGGTGGAGATCGAAGCAACGGCGGTCGTTTCGAAGGCAGACTGA
- a CDS encoding acetyl-CoA C-acetyltransferase, producing MNSNEVRRVAVIGGSRIPFARAYTSYREQTTQDLMIASLKGLVEKYRLQGATLGDVSLGAVTKHSSDWNLARESVLGSGLDPHTPAFDIQRACGTSLEAAILIGLKIANGMIDSGIGAGVDSVSDAPIVYPRSYQKILVASMTGRSLGQKIKPWLRLRPRHFKPLAPGVTEPRTGLSMGESCELMAREWQVSREDQDRLAMESHLKAAAALADGWYDDQLTEHCGLKADNNVRANSSMESLAKLKPVFDRSETGTMTAGNSTPLTDGSSAVLLASEDWARERGLPVQAYLSFGKVAAVDFVGGEGLLMAPTRAVSEMLLQAGLQLQDFDFYEIHEAFAAQALCTLKAWESEEFCREKLGRDTAMGSIDRDKMNVKGGSVALGHPFGATGGRVLMTMAELLAEKGAGRGLISICTGGGMGVTAILER from the coding sequence ATGAACAGCAATGAAGTTCGCCGCGTCGCCGTCATTGGCGGATCACGCATACCGTTCGCAAGAGCCTATACCAGCTATCGCGAGCAGACCACGCAGGATCTGATGATTGCGTCGTTAAAAGGCCTGGTCGAAAAGTACCGCCTGCAAGGCGCAACGCTCGGCGACGTCTCGCTGGGAGCCGTAACCAAACACAGCTCGGACTGGAACCTGGCCCGCGAGTCGGTGCTCGGCAGCGGCCTCGATCCGCATACACCGGCATTCGACATCCAGCGTGCCTGCGGCACCAGCCTTGAAGCCGCGATCCTGATCGGCCTGAAAATAGCCAATGGCATGATCGATTCCGGTATCGGTGCAGGCGTAGACAGTGTCAGCGACGCGCCAATCGTATACCCACGCAGTTATCAGAAAATACTGGTGGCGAGCATGACTGGCCGCAGCCTCGGTCAGAAAATCAAACCGTGGCTGCGATTGCGGCCACGCCATTTCAAGCCCTTGGCCCCGGGTGTAACCGAGCCACGCACGGGCTTGTCGATGGGGGAAAGCTGCGAATTGATGGCCAGGGAGTGGCAGGTCAGCCGTGAGGACCAGGACCGGCTGGCAATGGAGAGCCATCTGAAGGCCGCGGCCGCGCTGGCGGACGGCTGGTACGACGATCAACTGACCGAACACTGTGGCCTCAAGGCCGACAACAATGTACGCGCGAATTCCAGCATGGAATCGCTGGCAAAACTGAAGCCGGTATTCGATCGCAGCGAGACCGGCACCATGACCGCCGGCAACAGTACGCCGCTGACCGATGGCTCGTCCGCGGTATTGCTGGCATCGGAAGACTGGGCCCGCGAACGGGGGTTGCCGGTGCAAGCCTATCTGAGCTTTGGCAAAGTCGCGGCCGTCGATTTCGTCGGTGGCGAGGGACTGCTGATGGCGCCGACCCGGGCGGTGTCGGAAATGCTGCTGCAAGCCGGGCTGCAGTTGCAGGACTTCGATTTCTACGAAATACACGAAGCATTTGCCGCCCAGGCCCTGTGTACGCTCAAGGCATGGGAATCGGAAGAATTCTGCCGGGAAAAACTGGGCCGGGACACGGCGATGGGAAGCATCGACAGGGACAAAATGAACGTCAAGGGTGGCAGCGTGGCCCTGGGCCACCCGTTTGGAGCCACCGGCGGCCGGGTGTTGATGACGATGGCCGAATTGCTGGCTGAAAAAGGCGCCGGCCGCGGGCTGATCTCGATATGCACCGGTGGCGGCATGGGCGTTACCGCGATTCTGGAGCGTTAG
- a CDS encoding peroxidase-related enzyme (This protein belongs to a clade of uncharacterized proteins related to peroxidases such as the alkylhydroperoxidase AhpD.) yields the protein MSWIKTIEPQDADEELGDIYKKIAGPDGQVDNILKAHGLRPHTLQGHMAIYKAVLHNRGNKLPKYLLELIGVYVSRLNNCRYCVAHHQEGLRKLLENEAGFDVIIEALDSDVWGDVFDAREKAALNYARQLTANPGSINEAAVAVLRDAGCSDGEILEINQVTAYFAYANRTVLGLGVSHEDEELGQSPSSDRPDDWEHQ from the coding sequence ATGAGCTGGATAAAGACAATCGAACCGCAGGACGCCGATGAGGAACTCGGCGATATCTATAAGAAGATCGCCGGCCCGGACGGACAGGTGGATAATATTCTCAAAGCGCACGGGCTGCGCCCGCACACCTTGCAGGGCCACATGGCGATCTACAAGGCGGTCTTGCATAACCGTGGCAACAAGCTTCCCAAATACCTACTCGAACTGATCGGTGTGTATGTCAGCCGGCTCAATAACTGCCGGTATTGCGTCGCACACCACCAGGAAGGCCTGAGAAAGCTGCTGGAGAATGAAGCCGGTTTCGATGTGATCATCGAAGCGCTGGATTCCGATGTCTGGGGCGATGTGTTCGATGCCAGGGAAAAAGCGGCGCTTAATTACGCTCGACAACTCACCGCCAACCCCGGGTCGATCAACGAAGCCGCCGTCGCCGTATTGCGCGATGCCGGCTGCAGCGACGGCGAAATACTCGAGATCAACCAGGTTACCGCCTATTTTGCTTATGCCAATCGAACCGTGCTCGGTCTTGGGGTCAGCCACGAGGACGAAGAACTGGGACAGTCGCCTTCTTCGGATCGTCCGGACGACTGGGAGCACCAGTGA